A region of Myxococcus stipitatus DSM 14675 DNA encodes the following proteins:
- a CDS encoding DUF418 domain-containing protein encodes MSEPASPTPTPLLDARPVDASERVTLLDALRGFALWGVFVSNSIMWFSGRTLMSRDNALALDASLLETVLKRAYDFTINQKFMTLFTFLFGLGFYIQFARAEARGSSILRLYSRRLLVLLGMGAFHHYAIWCGDVLETYAMLGFALLLFRNSSNRTVVLWAVVLLGVVPLLIPWLMRAVPIWLHGAEAAAEAAKARQALMAAGRTQLLEALSSDSFWTSLVGTARFNIDSYFSINRVTWMCSVLGRFLLGLLAGRVLLLQDLERNRGVHQRMVFWGLFLGVIGSSSMLVIAQLRRLELLDASSSQWMWTLGSIGELACLALAAAYVGLFALLSRRAWWQWVCNLLMPVGRMALTNYLMQSVMSVFIYNGWGLGFIAKLPISRVTLLCVGLFAGQMVFSRWWLSRFRFGPAEWLWRSLTYGRAQPMRLAPKPEEAGVAPA; translated from the coding sequence ATGTCCGAGCCTGCTTCGCCCACGCCGACACCTCTTCTCGATGCTCGCCCGGTGGATGCCTCGGAGCGAGTCACCCTGCTCGACGCGCTCCGCGGCTTCGCCCTGTGGGGTGTCTTCGTCTCGAACAGCATCATGTGGTTCAGCGGCCGGACCCTGATGTCGAGAGACAATGCCCTGGCCCTGGACGCGTCGCTCCTGGAGACCGTCCTCAAGAGGGCCTACGACTTCACCATCAACCAGAAGTTCATGACGCTGTTCACGTTCCTCTTCGGGCTGGGCTTCTACATCCAGTTCGCCCGCGCGGAGGCGCGCGGCTCCTCCATCCTCCGGCTCTACTCGCGGCGGCTGCTGGTGCTGTTGGGGATGGGCGCGTTCCACCACTACGCCATCTGGTGCGGAGACGTGCTGGAGACGTACGCGATGCTGGGCTTCGCGCTGTTGTTGTTCCGCAACAGCTCGAACAGGACGGTGGTCCTCTGGGCGGTGGTCCTCTTGGGGGTGGTGCCGCTGCTGATTCCCTGGCTGATGCGGGCCGTCCCAATCTGGCTGCACGGCGCGGAAGCGGCGGCCGAGGCGGCCAAGGCGAGGCAGGCCCTGATGGCGGCGGGGCGCACGCAACTGCTGGAGGCGCTCTCCAGCGATTCGTTCTGGACCTCCCTGGTGGGCACGGCGCGCTTCAACATCGACTCGTATTTCAGCATCAACCGCGTCACCTGGATGTGCTCGGTCCTGGGCCGCTTCCTCCTGGGGTTGCTCGCGGGGCGCGTCCTGCTGCTCCAGGACCTGGAGCGCAACCGCGGCGTGCACCAGCGCATGGTGTTCTGGGGCCTGTTCCTGGGCGTGATTGGCAGCAGCTCCATGCTGGTCATCGCGCAGCTTCGTCGGCTCGAGCTGCTGGACGCGAGCTCCAGCCAGTGGATGTGGACCCTGGGCAGCATCGGGGAGTTGGCGTGCCTGGCGCTGGCGGCGGCGTACGTGGGGCTCTTCGCATTGTTGTCCCGGCGCGCCTGGTGGCAGTGGGTCTGCAACCTGTTGATGCCGGTGGGCCGGATGGCGCTCACCAACTACCTGATGCAGTCGGTGATGAGCGTGTTCATCTACAACGGCTGGGGACTGGGCTTCATCGCGAAGCTGCCCATCTCTCGCGTCACCCTGCTGTGCGTGGGCCTCTTCGCGGGGCAGATGGTCTTCAGCCGCTGGTGGCTGTCGCGCTTCCGCTTCGGCCCCGCCGAATGGCTGTGGCGCTCGCTCACGTACGGACGGGCGCAGCCCATGCGGCTCGCGCCGAAGCCCGAGGAGGCCGGCGTGGCGCCGGCGTGA